The Patescibacteria group bacterium genome segment CAATCAGGTTTGGTTTGATGGCTATAAAAAATGTCGGCGAAAACGTGGCAAAAGCCATTATTCAGGAAAGAGATGAAAATGGTCTTTATCAAAGTTTTACTGATTTTCTTAGTCGTGTACCGTTACAGTATCTTAATAAAAAATCTTTGGAAAGTTTAATCAAGGGTGGCGCCTTGGATCGATTTGGCCATCGAGGAAATCTTTTAGAAAATTTAAGTGAAGCCTTAGCCTTTGCCAAAAAAAGTCAAAAGGAAAAAAACTCTCCCCAAAAAACACTCTTTGGTAATTTTAACTCTCATCAATCTTGCCCTTCTTTTCCATTAAAAAATAATAAAAATCTTTCTTTTCAAGAAATACTTTGTTTAGAAAAAGAATTTTTGGGCCTTTATATTTCTGGACACCCCCTCCAGGATTTTAAAAATTTAGAAAATAAAAAAATTACTCCCTGCGCCAAGCTTAACGAATTAAAAGAAAATCAAATCGTCAAAGTAGTCGGCGTCATCACTAAAATTAAAAAAGTCATTGCTCAGTCTCAGGAACCAATGCTTTTTGTGAAAATTGAAGATCTCTCTGGTAACGTAGAATTATTAGTTTTCCCTGCCGTTTTAAAAGAATCATCACTCCTTTGGCAAGAGAATAAAATTATTCTTGCCGAAGGAAGAATTTCTGAAAAAGAAGGAGAGCCAAAGGTCATTGTTCAAAAGGCAAAAGAGATAGAGGTCTTGATATAAATTTTCGAGACAAATTTATAGATTGAAATTATGGCTTTCTACAATCCTCATAAAAAAATTGCTCTTTTCTTTCTTTTTTCGATGTGCGGTGTTTTGACTTTAACTCTTATTTTTTTCTTCATTCAAGAAGGAAGGGTTATAATTAAAATTGTCCCAAGGCCCGAAGAGATATTTTTAGAAAAAACAATCAAAATACCAGACGATTTGCCTGGTGAAGTGTTAGAAATTAATTTAGACAAAGAAATAACCTCTACCCCAAAAGCTAGTCTGGAGGTTGAATCAATTGCTAGAGGTGAGGTAGAAATTGTTAACAATTCTCGTCAGAATCAAACTTTAGTTAGGACGACCAGACTTCTTTCGCCGGCCGGTATTCTTTTCCGTTTAGATCAACAGGTTCTTGTGCCAGCCAAAGGAAAAGTTAGAGCTAAAGTTTATGCTGATCAACCTGGTCGAGCGAGTGAAATCGGTCCAACCAGATTTACTATTCCAGGCCTCTCGCCGGCCTTACAAAAATTAATCTTTGCCGAAAGTTACGAGAAAATGACCGGTGGAATAAAAAAAATAGGCTTAGTAACGGAAAGGGATATTGAGGAGGCAAAATCGATCCTTGAAGAAAGTCTTAATCAAGAAGCAGAAGAAAAAATTCAAGAAAAAATTAAAGAAAAATTAGGAGAAATTATTGGCTGGAAAATTATTTTGGGCGATAAAGTTCTCAATGTTACCACCGAAGCAAAACCAAATCAAGAGGTGAGCGAATTTAAAACCAAAGGAAAAATAAGGGTTGGTTTAGTGGCGATAAGAGAAAAGGACTTATTAAATCTTGCCAAAAATTTTCTAGAGAAAAGCATTCCTCTTGATAAAAAATTAGAGAGTTTCGACGAGAAAAGTTTAAAATATAATCTAAAAAGTTTTAATCTAAAGGATAAAAGGGCGGAGATAGAAATGAAAATTAAGGGCAAAACAATTCTTCAAAAAAATTCGGCTATTTTCGATGTAGAAAAAATTAAAAATTTAGAAAAGAATGCTTTAAAAAATTATTTAGAGCAATATAAAGAAATTAATTCGGTAAAAATTTATTTTTCACCTTTTTGGAAAAAGAGAGTACCTAGTAAAAAAGAACTAATTGAAATAAAAATCGAACAATCTCTTTAATAAATTTATTACTGATAAAATTCTATGATTAATTTAGAAATTTTACGTCATTCAACTAGTCATTTGATGGCTGCTGCTGTTTTAGCGCTTTTTCCTGAAGCAAAATTTGGCATAGGACCGGTCATTGAAAATGGTTTTTATTATGATTTCGAATTAGAAAGAACACTCAGATCAGATGATTTAGAAAAAATTGAAAAGAAAATGAAAGAGCTTATTAAAGAAGACTTAAGATTTGAAAAAAAAGAAATGCCACTTGAAGAAGCAATGGAATTATTTAAGAAATTAAATCAACCCTATAAAATAGAACTTTTAGAAGATTTAAAAAAGTATGGCACAACCGATGAAAATCTCAAATCTCAAATCTCAAATCTCAAACCTCAGAAAACTGTGACAATTTATCAACTGGGAAATTTTATTGATCTTTGTCGCGGACCGCATCTTAAATCGACTAAAGAAATTGGCGTTTTTAAACTTTTAAAAGTTGCTGGCGCTTATTGGCGGGGTGATGAAAAAAATAAAATGTTGCAAAGAATTTATGGGACAGCCTTTTTTACTCAAGAAGAGCTAAATGATTATCTAAAAAATCTGGAAGAGACAGAAAAAAGAGATCACCGAGAATTGGGTAAAAATTTAGATTTTTATAGCTCGCCAGAGGAACTAGGCGCTGGTTTAATTTTATGGCATCCCAAAGGCGCTTTAGTTCGGAAAATGATTGAAGACTTTTGGAAGGAGGAACATAAAAAACGAGGCTATCAATTGGTTTATTCCCCTCATCTTGGCAAATTAAATTTATGGAAAAAATCTGGTCATTGGGATTTTTATCGAGATAATCTCTATTCACCCATAAAAATTGAAAATGAGGAATATCTTTTAAAGCCAATGAATTGCCCCTTTCATATTTTGATTTATCAATCACAAGTAAGAAGTTATCGCGATTTACCACTTCGTTATGCCGAATTGGGTACTGTCTATCGCTATGAACGTTCTGGGGTTCTTCACGGTTTAACAAGGGTTCGTGGCTTTACTCAAGATGATGCTCATATCTTTTGTACAACCGAACAATTAGAAAAAGAAATTGTTAATGTCCTAAAATTAGCTATTTTTATGATGAAAACTTTCGGCTTTAGAAATTACCAAGTCTTTCTTTCAACTCGGCCAGAAAAATCAATTGGCACTGACCAGATGTGGGAAAGGGCAACAAAAGCCCTTAAGAATGCTTTAGAAAAAACAAAGATAAAATACCAAATTGATCCAGGTGAGGGTGTCTTTTATGGTCCAAAGATTGATATTAAAACGATTGATGCCTTGGGTCGCGCCTGGCAGGGTCCAACCATTCAGGTCGACTTTAATTTCCCAGAAAGGTTTAATCTCTATTATATCGACAAAAATGGTAAGAAAATTCAGCCAGTCATGATTCACCGCACCGTCCTTGGCTCGATGGAAAGATTTTTTGGTTGCTTAATTGAACATTATGCTGGTGCTTTACCCCTCTGGCTTTCGCCGATTCAAATTTATTTAGCGCCAGTTGGTAAGGCTCATTGGCAAGCCAGCCAAAAATTAGGTCAAGAGTTCGAAAAATTAGGCTTACGAGTCTTGGTCGATCAGGCCCGCGAAACTATTTCTTATAAAGTCCGTAAAGCCGAACAACAGAAAATTCCTTACATTTTAGTCGTTGGCGACAAAGAGATTAAGGGAAAAACTTTAAATATCAGAGAACGGGGAAATAAGGTCAAAAAAATGACAAAGAAAAAATTTATTGAAAAAATTTTGAAAGAAATAGAAAGTAAAAAATAAAATGAAACATTCATTCAAAACAGGATTTAGTTTTGGCTTGACCTCGGGAATTATTACCACCCTCGGTTTGATGGTTGGTTTACACTCGGGCACACATTCAAAATTGATTGTCATTGGCGGCATTCTAACAATTGCTGTCGCCGATGCTTTTTCCGACGCTTTAGGCATCCATCTCTCTGAAGAGTCAGAAAATAAGCATTCTAGTCAAGAAATTTGGCAGTCAACTTTCGCTACATTTTTTGCTAAATTTATTTTTGCCTCCACATTTATTATCCCTCTTTTGTTGTTTAAACTTTCAACAGCTATTATCGTTAATATCATTTGGGGATTATCTTTACTGAGTCTTTTTAGCCTCATCATTGCTCAAAAGCAAAAGACAAAACGATGGAAGGTTGTCATCGAACACCTAATAATCGCGACGATTGTTATCAGTATCACTCATTATCTCGGTGATTTAATATCAAAAATATTTGATTAAACAAAATTTCTTACAAAAATCTATTTTACCACGTCTTAATGTGTTAACACGTTATGATTGATTTTTTATTATAGATTAATTAAAATAGTCAAAAAAGAATTGAAAATAAATATTATGAAATATCATCTCATCACTTACGGTTGTCAAATGAATAAATCTGATGCCGAGCGCATTGCCGCTCTTTTGGAAAAAATTGGTTATTCGCCAACGTCAAATAAAAATGAGGCAGATTTAATAGTCATTATTGTTTGTTCGGTGCGACAATCAGCTGTTGATCGTCTTTCTGGACAAATTCGAAATTTAGCTAAATTAAAAATTAAAAATTCAAAATTAAAAATTTTACTAACGGGGTGTCTTTTACCAAAAGATAAAGAAAAATTAAAGAGCCAAGTTGATCTAATTTTTGAAATTAATCAGCTCCCAAATTTACCCCTGATTCTCTCTCGTCTCGAAGGAAATTCTAAAAATAAAAAAATTAAAAATTTAAAATTAAAAATTACAAATTATTTAGAGATTAAACCTAAATTTTCAACCTTTCCTATTGCTTACATCCCTATTATGACTGGCTGTAATAATTTTTGTACCTACTGCGTTGTGCCTTATACGCGGGGTCGAGAAGTCTCAAGACCGGCAAAAGAAATCATTGACGAAGTGAAAGAATTAATTAAAAAAGGATATAAAATGATTATTCTCTTGGGCCAGAATGTTAATTCTTATCAATCTCCAATTCAAAACTCCAAAGCCAAAATGCCGAATACCAAAAAAATAGATTTTCCAAAGTTGCTGAAAATGGTCAATAATTTGAAAGGTAATTTTTGGCTAACTTTTATTACCAGCCATCCGAAAGATTTATCAGATGAATTAATGAAAACAATGGCAAGATGTAAAAAAGTAATGCCTTATTTACATTTACCAGTCCAGTCAGGTGATAATGAAATTTTAAAAAAAATGAATCGTCAATATACGGCGACTGATTACAAAAATTTAGTCAAAAAAATAAAAAAGACTTTTGAAAAATATCGAAGGGGGTTAGAAAGAAATTTAAGTCTTTCCACAGATATTATTGTCGGTTTCCCCGGTGAAACTAAAAAACAGTTTGAAAATACCGCCAAATTAATGCGAGAAGTAAAATTTGATATGGCTTATATTGCTAAATACTCGCCTCGCCCCCAGACGGCAGCCTCAAAACTCAGGGACAACATCTCGATTAAAGAAAAGGAAAGGCGCTGGAAAATTTTAACTGAAATTTTACAAAAAACATCTTTAGAAAATAATAAAAAATATTTAGGAAAAGTAATACCAGTTCTTGTTGAAAATAAAAAAAATCACCTTCTTTTTGGTCAAACAAGAAGTTTTAAAAAAGTAAAAATGGAAAATCTATTAGAAAAGAAGCAAAAAATATCAATTGGTGATATGATCAAGGTTAAAATTAAGAAAATAAAGCCTTTTGGCTTAGAGGGTGTTGCTCTCGCGAAGTTTTCTTAAGGCCAAACAAAATATAGATATAAACACTTAAAATCAAAAAAATCAGAGGCACGATGTTCCAGAAAAAATTAAAACGAATAATCGTGTTGTAAAGCCCATGAAAACCAACAGCCAAAAAAAGACTGCCCGCAAGAATAAATTTTTTGTTTTTAGGTTGGAAAAACTTTACTTCCCCTAAATGATAGCCTATGATACCGCTGGCTAAAACATGCATTAAGGTTGGAGTGGCAAAACGAAGGACGATTAATTGCGGCCCACTCGAAAGCAAATAGAAAAAATTTTCAAAAAAAGCAAAACCAGTGGCGACGGTTACGGCGTAAACAAAACCATCTAATGGTTCATTAAAAACCTTACGGTCATAAACGCCCTCTTTCAGGATAAGATATTTAGCAAATTCTTCAATTAAACCATCAACGAAAAATGAGATAATAATGATATAAAAAAAATAGTTGACAGCAATTTTATCTAAAAAAAATTTTAATCCCTGGGCCAAAACTAAGGTCGGCAAAGCAATCATAATTCCCAGTAAGAAAACTCTTAAAATTTCCTTGATTGGCTCTGGGTTTTTTTTATCAATTCTTCGAGCAATAAAAAGCCAAAAAAGACTTGGCAAAAAAGAAAGGGATAAAATTAAAACATATTTATTCATCGAGTGGTAAAATTTTAATCTTTAAAGAAACTGTGAGGGAGAGAGAAAGTCTAATTTTTATCTCATTATCGCCAATTGTTTTAATTGGTTCAAATTTTTCAATTTGTTCTTCTCGAATAAAAATATCTTTCTCTTTTAATTGAGTGACAATTCTTTCGGCGTTAATCGAACCATAAAGCTTACCTTCAGGATTAACTTTTTCTTTAAAAACTAATTCTAATTCTTTTATTTTTTGAGCAATTAGTTGAGTCTTTTTTTCTTCTCTCTTTTTTCTTTCTTCTTCTAAAGTTTTTTTTCTTTCAATTTTTTCGATCTCGTGTGGTGTGGCTAAAATCGCTAATTTCTTTGGTAGTAAAAAATTTCTGGCAAATCCATCAGCTACCTCTTTAATTTCATCTTTTTTGCCAAGATGATTGACGTCTTGTAATAAGATGACTCGCATAAAAATAGACTTAAAAATATATTCTCCTCCTCGCGGTTAAATATCACGATCAGTATAAAGAGCAGCGAGATAAAGAGCAGCGTGATAAAGAGCAGCGTGATAAAGAGCAGCCTTGTTATTGGTAATAAAGAGATGTCGAAAATATCTATAAGTATCTATCGGTATCAATCAATATCCATGAATATCTATCGATATCTATCAATATCTAAGGTATCTTGACTTTTTTGCAAATTTTGCTATCTTGAAAATGTCGGGTTAGTCGCCTCTTCGGCGACTAAATCCAAGCCCGACCATCCGCTGTAAGCGGATGATGGAGGAAAAAATGAGAAGTTTGACATTGTTGATAATCTTGTTGCATTTTCTTGTTTTCTCGACTTCGGCGGCGACCGCGCAAACATGGTGGACTTACGAGGAACTCGGTAACGCCGCGCCTTGTAAGGGGATCGAAACGGAAAACGGATATGTCCATACAGGGGGCACCTTTAACGTGCCGGGTGGAGGTTGTTACTTAGCAAAAACCAATAAAGTAACTGGTGCTCTTGACTGGTATCAATATTATCCCAGTCTCTTTTTCGAGCAAAGTTGGGGATATGATTTAGTCCAGACGCCAGATGGTGGCTTCGCTATTCTTTCTACCGATGATATGGGTTTCGGCAATGTCTTTAGACTGATTAGGACGAACCCGATGGGAGAAAGTTTGTGGAACAAATTGATTGCCCCTCAAAATCAAGCCGTTGCCGCTCCTTATTATCTCGTTCTTTTTTCGCCTGATTCTGGATTTATTATGGGCGGTCGAAACGATGGAGGAATTATTATGGCCCGGACGAACAAGTACGGGGAAACGCTATGGACGCGTCGCGGGGTGGCAAGAGAAAGTATTTACCGTTCTATGGAAGTCAGGGGCATAATAACAAAAACAAACACGATCATCTATCTCCTTGGTTTA includes the following:
- the thrS gene encoding threonine--tRNA ligase, encoding MINLEILRHSTSHLMAAAVLALFPEAKFGIGPVIENGFYYDFELERTLRSDDLEKIEKKMKELIKEDLRFEKKEMPLEEAMELFKKLNQPYKIELLEDLKKYGTTDENLKSQISNLKPQKTVTIYQLGNFIDLCRGPHLKSTKEIGVFKLLKVAGAYWRGDEKNKMLQRIYGTAFFTQEELNDYLKNLEETEKRDHRELGKNLDFYSSPEELGAGLILWHPKGALVRKMIEDFWKEEHKKRGYQLVYSPHLGKLNLWKKSGHWDFYRDNLYSPIKIENEEYLLKPMNCPFHILIYQSQVRSYRDLPLRYAELGTVYRYERSGVLHGLTRVRGFTQDDAHIFCTTEQLEKEIVNVLKLAIFMMKTFGFRNYQVFLSTRPEKSIGTDQMWERATKALKNALEKTKIKYQIDPGEGVFYGPKIDIKTIDALGRAWQGPTIQVDFNFPERFNLYYIDKNGKKIQPVMIHRTVLGSMERFFGCLIEHYAGALPLWLSPIQIYLAPVGKAHWQASQKLGQEFEKLGLRVLVDQARETISYKVRKAEQQKIPYILVVGDKEIKGKTLNIRERGNKVKKMTKKKFIEKILKEIESKK
- the miaB gene encoding tRNA (N6-isopentenyl adenosine(37)-C2)-methylthiotransferase MiaB — translated: MKYHLITYGCQMNKSDAERIAALLEKIGYSPTSNKNEADLIVIIVCSVRQSAVDRLSGQIRNLAKLKIKNSKLKILLTGCLLPKDKEKLKSQVDLIFEINQLPNLPLILSRLEGNSKNKKIKNLKLKITNYLEIKPKFSTFPIAYIPIMTGCNNFCTYCVVPYTRGREVSRPAKEIIDEVKELIKKGYKMIILLGQNVNSYQSPIQNSKAKMPNTKKIDFPKLLKMVNNLKGNFWLTFITSHPKDLSDELMKTMARCKKVMPYLHLPVQSGDNEILKKMNRQYTATDYKNLVKKIKKTFEKYRRGLERNLSLSTDIIVGFPGETKKQFENTAKLMREVKFDMAYIAKYSPRPQTAASKLRDNISIKEKERRWKILTEILQKTSLENNKKYLGKVIPVLVENKKNHLLFGQTRSFKKVKMENLLEKKQKISIGDMIKVKIKKIKPFGLEGVALAKFS
- a CDS encoding PrsW family glutamic-type intramembrane protease codes for the protein MNKYVLILSLSFLPSLFWLFIARRIDKKNPEPIKEILRVFLLGIMIALPTLVLAQGLKFFLDKIAVNYFFYIIIISFFVDGLIEEFAKYLILKEGVYDRKVFNEPLDGFVYAVTVATGFAFFENFFYLLSSGPQLIVLRFATPTLMHVLASGIIGYHLGEVKFFQPKNKKFILAGSLFLAVGFHGLYNTIIRFNFFWNIVPLIFLILSVYIYILFGLKKTSREQHPLSQKALFS
- the rplI gene encoding 50S ribosomal protein L9, with amino-acid sequence MRVILLQDVNHLGKKDEIKEVADGFARNFLLPKKLAILATPHEIEKIERKKTLEEERKKREEKKTQLIAQKIKELELVFKEKVNPEGKLYGSINAERIVTQLKEKDIFIREEQIEKFEPIKTIGDNEIKIRLSLSLTVSLKIKILPLDE